Proteins encoded together in one Pseudomonas sp. Seg1 window:
- a CDS encoding ATP-binding protein → MQFLSDSHGCGGWKGEMAGRICAFDWSATELGPLQDWPASLCSTVQMMLASPLPMVMLWGHAGYMIYNDAYSEFAGGRHPYLLGSPVELGWPEVAEFNRHVVDTCLAGGTLSYRNKELVLLRNGVPEDVWMDLYYSPVADDEGRPSGVMAMVVETTEFIRSERLRQAAEEAYRADNERVRLALNAGALLGSFVWDVKNNVLSADERFARTFSYPPKHDLSNLAQHIAESRIHPDDRAWVQERVAHCVQTGEPYNAEYRVLRSDGSYLWVLASGGCEFNERGQALRFPGVLIDIHERKTAEESLLKFTRNLEQRVADEVEARLTAEEQLRQSQKLEAIGGLTGGVAHDFNNLLQVIAGNLHLLARHEPDNANVQRRVSASLAAVERGAKLSSQLLAFARRQPLSPAVCNPRKIFEGVGELLQRALGETIQIDVQLPHEPWHINVDRNQLENAILNLAINARDAMKGEGTIELSASNVKLNREFCIGKGILPGEFVRVAVSDTGVGIPPQMLEQVFEPFFTTKADGQGTGLGLSMVFGFVKQSGGHVEIDSTVGEGTRVQLYFPRSLRTIVDESPSIDPQQHGGHETILVVEDNDAVRASAMELLREEGYRVLTAANGDVAMQMLLEGADIDLIFTDVVMPGLIKSSDLAAWAKVQSPPVAVLFTSGHTRDIISRNHQLSPDTHLLGKPYGPEALLQMIRSVLGA, encoded by the coding sequence ATGCAGTTTTTATCGGATAGCCACGGCTGTGGCGGCTGGAAAGGCGAAATGGCCGGACGCATTTGTGCGTTTGACTGGAGCGCCACTGAACTAGGTCCGTTGCAGGACTGGCCGGCCAGCCTGTGCAGCACGGTGCAGATGATGCTCGCTTCGCCGCTGCCGATGGTGATGCTCTGGGGGCATGCCGGTTACATGATCTACAACGATGCCTACTCCGAATTCGCCGGTGGCCGCCATCCGTACCTGCTGGGCTCTCCGGTGGAGCTGGGCTGGCCGGAGGTCGCCGAGTTCAACCGGCATGTGGTGGACACCTGTCTGGCCGGCGGCACCTTGTCGTATCGCAACAAGGAACTGGTGCTGCTGCGCAACGGCGTGCCCGAAGATGTCTGGATGGATCTCTATTACAGCCCCGTGGCTGACGACGAAGGACGCCCGTCCGGGGTGATGGCGATGGTGGTGGAAACCACCGAATTCATTCGTTCCGAGCGTTTGCGCCAGGCCGCCGAGGAAGCCTATCGCGCTGACAACGAGCGGGTGCGGTTGGCGCTGAATGCCGGGGCCTTGCTCGGTTCTTTCGTCTGGGACGTGAAGAACAATGTGCTGTCGGCCGATGAGCGTTTTGCCCGCACGTTTTCCTATCCGCCGAAGCATGACCTGAGCAATCTGGCGCAGCACATTGCCGAATCACGTATTCACCCCGATGACCGTGCCTGGGTACAGGAACGCGTCGCCCATTGCGTGCAGACCGGCGAGCCATATAACGCCGAATACCGGGTGTTGCGCAGCGATGGCAGTTACCTGTGGGTTCTGGCCAGCGGCGGCTGCGAGTTCAACGAGCGCGGCCAGGCCTTGCGTTTCCCCGGCGTCCTGATCGATATCCATGAACGCAAGACCGCCGAAGAATCGCTGCTGAAATTCACCCGTAACCTTGAGCAGCGTGTGGCCGATGAAGTCGAGGCGCGCCTGACCGCCGAAGAACAATTGCGTCAGTCGCAGAAGCTCGAAGCGATTGGCGGACTCACCGGTGGCGTCGCCCATGACTTCAATAACCTGTTGCAAGTGATCGCCGGCAACCTGCATTTGCTGGCGCGCCATGAGCCGGACAACGCCAACGTACAACGGCGGGTCAGCGCCTCGCTGGCAGCGGTCGAGCGTGGCGCCAAGCTGTCGTCGCAATTGCTCGCGTTCGCCCGCCGTCAACCGCTGTCACCCGCAGTGTGCAATCCGCGGAAAATTTTCGAAGGGGTGGGTGAGTTACTGCAACGGGCATTGGGCGAAACCATCCAGATCGACGTGCAGTTGCCGCACGAGCCGTGGCACATCAACGTCGACCGCAATCAACTGGAAAACGCCATTCTCAACCTGGCCATCAATGCCCGCGATGCGATGAAGGGCGAGGGCACCATTGAACTCAGCGCTTCCAACGTAAAGCTCAACCGCGAGTTCTGCATCGGTAAAGGCATTCTCCCGGGGGAGTTTGTCCGCGTAGCGGTCAGCGATACCGGCGTGGGCATCCCGCCGCAGATGCTCGAGCAGGTCTTCGAGCCGTTCTTCACCACCAAGGCCGACGGCCAGGGCACCGGGCTCGGCCTGAGCATGGTGTTCGGCTTCGTCAAGCAGAGCGGCGGGCATGTCGAGATCGACAGCACCGTGGGCGAGGGAACGCGGGTGCAGTTGTACTTTCCGCGCAGCCTGCGCACGATCGTTGATGAGTCGCCGAGCATAGACCCGCAGCAGCACGGGGGGCACGAGACGATTCTGGTGGTCGAGGACAACGACGCGGTGCGCGCCTCGGCGATGGAATTGCTGCGCGAGGAAGGCTATCGCGTGCTGACTGCCGCCAATGGCGATGTTGCGATGCAAATGCTGCTGGAGGGCGCCGACATCGACCTGATTTTCACCGACGTGGTCATGCCGGGGCTGATCAAGAGCTCCGACCTGGCGGCGTGGGCCAAGGTGCAGTCGCCACCGGTGGCGGTGCTGTTCACCTCCGGGCACACCCGCGACATCATTTCGCGCAATCACCAACTCAGCCCCGACACACATTTGTTAGGCAAACCTTATGGCCCCGAAGCGCTGTTGCAGATGATTCGTTCGGTGTTGGGTGCCTGA
- a CDS encoding GntR family transcriptional regulator, with translation MTEKKPETTVDRVYQGVYEAISKRSLRPGMKLGEASLAELFNVSRTSVRAALKQLEADGLVTTEPNKGALVSLPSNEEIRSLFETRRLIEIGIVTELCRRKDTAAMQDLREHLLLEDQAHAAGDHQRLIHLLGEFHIKLARSLNNPVLLDWFQKLISRASLYAAALDDDSHEACRDDEHLRLIEYIEAGNQSAAIELTCVHLNGIEKAILDVAAKMKTGYHPLKHLIGV, from the coding sequence ATGACCGAAAAGAAACCGGAAACCACGGTCGACCGCGTCTACCAAGGGGTTTACGAGGCGATCAGCAAGCGCTCGTTGCGCCCTGGCATGAAGCTGGGCGAGGCCTCGTTGGCGGAGTTATTCAATGTCAGCCGCACGTCGGTGCGTGCCGCGCTCAAGCAATTGGAGGCCGATGGACTGGTCACCACCGAGCCCAATAAGGGTGCATTGGTGTCGTTACCGAGCAACGAAGAGATCCGTTCGCTGTTCGAAACCCGGCGCCTGATCGAGATCGGCATCGTCACCGAACTGTGCCGGCGCAAGGACACGGCAGCGATGCAGGATCTGCGCGAGCACCTGCTCCTGGAAGACCAAGCGCACGCGGCGGGGGATCACCAACGGCTGATTCACCTGCTCGGCGAGTTCCACATCAAACTGGCGCGCAGCCTCAATAATCCGGTGTTGCTCGACTGGTTCCAGAAGCTGATTTCCCGCGCATCACTGTACGCCGCCGCGCTGGATGACGACAGCCACGAAGCCTGCCGCGACGATGAACACTTGCGCCTGATCGAGTACATCGAGGCCGGTAATCAGAGCGCCGCCATCGAGTTGACCTGCGTGCATCTCAATGGCATCGAGAAGGCGATTCTGGACGTCGCCGCGAAGATGAAAACTGGCTACCATCCGCTCAAGCACTTGATCGGGGTCTGA
- a CDS encoding DUF799 domain-containing protein, protein MISRVVKLLGAALALTVLGGCVAPKSVDYSAYKQARPKSILVLPPLNTSPDVKASYSLLSQVTFPLAEAGYYVLPITLVDETFRQNGLTTPDDIHQAPPAKLKEIFGADAALYITVTEYGTRYMVISSETAVTATAKLVDLKTGTTLWTGSARASSEEGGNNSGGGLIGMLITAAVKQIINSSTDAGYPIAGVASNRLLSAGHPAGLLYGPRSPKYGTD, encoded by the coding sequence ATGATCTCGCGCGTAGTAAAACTGTTGGGCGCAGCGCTGGCGCTGACCGTGCTCGGTGGCTGCGTCGCTCCCAAGTCCGTGGACTATTCGGCGTACAAGCAAGCCCGGCCGAAAAGCATTCTGGTGCTGCCGCCGCTGAACACCTCGCCGGACGTCAAGGCGTCGTACAGCCTGCTGTCGCAGGTGACGTTCCCGCTGGCCGAGGCCGGTTACTACGTGTTGCCCATCACGTTGGTCGACGAGACGTTCCGCCAGAACGGCCTGACCACCCCGGATGACATCCATCAGGCACCACCGGCCAAGCTGAAGGAAATCTTCGGCGCCGACGCGGCGCTGTACATCACCGTGACCGAGTACGGTACGCGTTACATGGTGATCAGCAGCGAAACGGCGGTGACGGCGACAGCGAAACTGGTTGATCTGAAAACCGGCACGACGCTGTGGACCGGCTCGGCGCGGGCGTCGAGCGAAGAGGGCGGCAACAACAGTGGCGGCGGTCTGATCGGCATGCTGATCACGGCGGCGGTGAAGCAGATCATCAACAGCTCCACCGATGCCGGTTATCCGATTGCCGGTGTGGCGAGCAATCGCCTGCTGTCGGCCGGGCATCCGGCGGGCCTGCTGTACGGGCCGCGTTCGCCGAAATACGGCACCGACTAA
- a CDS encoding DUF4810 domain-containing protein, translating to MNSILSRPLMALTLAASALLAGCSSPQTLYQWEGYQPQVYEYFKSETPKEAQAEALETDLQKIRASGKAVPPGYHAHLGLLYLSMGKDDQMVQQLRTEKTLFPESGTYMDFLLKNAKTGEAQ from the coding sequence ATGAATTCGATTCTGTCGCGGCCGCTGATGGCCCTGACGCTGGCCGCCAGCGCCTTGCTGGCCGGTTGCAGCAGTCCGCAAACCCTGTACCAGTGGGAAGGCTACCAGCCGCAGGTCTACGAATACTTCAAAAGCGAAACGCCGAAAGAAGCCCAGGCCGAAGCGCTGGAAACCGATCTGCAAAAGATCCGCGCCAGTGGCAAAGCCGTTCCGCCGGGTTACCACGCACATCTCGGTCTGCTGTACCTGAGCATGGGCAAGGACGATCAGATGGTGCAGCAGTTGCGCACCGAGAAGACCCTGTTTCCCGAGTCCGGGACTTACATGGACTTTCTGCTAAAAAACGCCAAGACCGGTGAAGCCCAATGA
- a CDS encoding CsgG/HfaB family protein, which translates to MISRMLVSGVAIAVLGTLATTLSGCATESSRALPVAKVESATQVWTGVRVPMAVGKFDNRSSYMRGIFSDGVDRLGGQAKTILITHLQQTNRFSVLDRDNMGEIQQEAAIKGQAQRLKGADYVVTGDVTEFGRKETGDHQLFGILGRGKTQVAYAKVNLNIVNISTSEVVYSTQGAGEYALSNREIVGFGGTAAYDSTLNGKVLDLAMREAINRLVDGMNAGAWKPGN; encoded by the coding sequence ATGATCTCCCGGATGTTGGTCTCGGGCGTTGCCATCGCCGTGCTTGGCACGCTGGCCACCACGCTCTCCGGCTGCGCCACCGAAAGCTCCCGCGCGTTGCCAGTGGCTAAAGTTGAAAGCGCCACGCAAGTCTGGACCGGTGTTCGCGTGCCAATGGCGGTGGGCAAGTTCGATAACCGCTCCAGCTACATGCGCGGGATCTTCTCCGATGGCGTCGATCGTCTAGGCGGTCAGGCCAAGACCATCCTGATCACCCACTTGCAGCAGACCAATCGCTTCAGCGTGCTGGATCGCGACAACATGGGCGAAATCCAACAGGAAGCGGCGATCAAGGGCCAGGCCCAGCGTCTCAAAGGCGCCGATTACGTGGTCACCGGTGACGTCACCGAGTTCGGCCGCAAAGAGACGGGCGATCACCAGTTGTTCGGCATTCTCGGTCGCGGCAAGACCCAGGTTGCCTACGCCAAGGTCAACCTGAATATCGTCAATATCAGCACGTCCGAAGTGGTGTATTCGACCCAGGGCGCCGGCGAGTACGCCTTGTCCAACCGCGAAATCGTCGGCTTCGGCGGCACCGCTGCCTACGACTCGACCCTCAACGGCAAAGTTCTCGATCTGGCCATGCGCGAGGCGATCAATCGTCTGGTCGATGGCATGAACGCCGGTGCCTGGAAACCGGGCAACTGA
- a CDS encoding error-prone DNA polymerase encodes MNAGYAELHCLSNFSFQRGASSALELFQRAKKHGYQALAITDECTLAGIVRAWQAAKSVELPLIIGSEIRIDNGPKLVLLVENLEGYQALCGLITRARRRTQKGQYQVLREDFSEALPGLLVLWVPDTVEDVEEGRWLKQTFGERLWLAVQLHRGQDDQRRLAMLLSLAAELQIPAVASGDVHMHARGRRALQDTMTAIRHHMPVAEAGLRLHPNGERHLRSVEIVRELYPSALLEASVKLARRCTFDLGQLRYQYPKELVPEGHTGSSWLRHLTEEGIAWRWPQGPQAKVLKQIDAELELIAELGYESYFLTVHDVVSFARKQHILCQGRGSAANSAVCFALGITEIDPDRTTLLFERFMSKERNEPPDIDVDFEHERREEVLQYVFRRYGRHRAALTAVVSTYHAAGAVRDVAKALGLPPDQINALADCCGHWSDETPPVARLLEGGFDPDSPVLRRVLSLTGQLIGFPRHLSQHPGGFVISEQPLDTLVPVENAAMADRTIIQWDKDDLDAVGLLKVDILALGMLSAIRRCFDLLRRHRNMDLSLANIPAEDKPTYEMISRADTIGVFQIESRAQMSMLPRLKPAKFYDLVIEVAIVRPGPIQGGMVHPYLRRRNKEEEETYPSPELKVVLERTLGVPLFQEQVMQIAIVAADYSPGEADQLRRSMAAWKRHGGLEPHKARLAAGMKKNGYTEEFAAQIFEQIKGFGSYGFPESHAASFALLTYASCWLKCHEPAAFACALINSWPMGFYSPDQILQDARRHQLQIRPVDVRASDWDCSLEPISGAQPAIRMGLRMIKGFREDDAQRIEAARARGAFADVADLGERAALDSRAQALLADSGALRGLAGHRHRARWEVAGVQKQLGLFAGLPSQEEPDVVLPKPSVGEDLHADYTTVGTTLGPHPLALLRGELKALRCRSSQELLDVEHGRPVSIAGLVTGRQRPGTASGVTFVTLEDEFGNVNVVVWRDLAERQRQVLVGSQLLRVDGRWERQGEVRHLIAGRLSDLSPLLNGIRVQSRDFH; translated from the coding sequence ATGAACGCTGGCTACGCCGAACTGCACTGCCTGTCGAACTTCAGTTTTCAGCGCGGTGCGTCCAGTGCGCTGGAACTGTTTCAGCGGGCGAAAAAGCACGGCTATCAGGCGCTGGCGATCACCGACGAATGCACCCTGGCCGGGATCGTTCGCGCCTGGCAAGCGGCGAAATCCGTTGAGCTGCCGCTGATCATCGGCAGCGAGATCCGTATCGACAACGGCCCGAAACTGGTGCTGCTGGTGGAGAACCTTGAGGGTTATCAGGCGCTGTGCGGTTTGATCACCCGTGCCCGGCGTCGTACGCAGAAAGGCCAGTATCAAGTGCTGCGCGAGGACTTCAGCGAAGCGCTGCCCGGGTTGTTGGTGTTGTGGGTGCCGGACACTGTGGAGGATGTGGAGGAGGGCCGTTGGCTGAAACAGACCTTCGGTGAACGGCTGTGGCTGGCGGTACAACTGCATCGCGGGCAGGACGATCAGCGACGGTTGGCGATGCTGCTGAGTCTGGCCGCCGAGTTGCAGATTCCCGCCGTGGCCAGTGGCGATGTGCATATGCACGCCCGGGGCCGGCGTGCCTTGCAGGACACCATGACCGCGATCCGCCATCACATGCCGGTGGCCGAGGCCGGATTGCGTTTACATCCCAATGGCGAGCGGCATTTGCGTAGCGTTGAGATAGTGCGCGAGCTGTATCCGTCGGCATTGCTGGAGGCATCAGTGAAGCTGGCCCGACGCTGCACCTTCGATCTCGGCCAGTTGCGTTATCAATACCCCAAGGAGTTGGTGCCGGAGGGGCATACCGGCAGTTCCTGGTTGCGGCATTTGACCGAAGAAGGCATCGCCTGGCGCTGGCCGCAAGGACCGCAGGCCAAAGTGCTCAAGCAGATCGACGCTGAGCTGGAACTGATCGCCGAACTCGGCTACGAAAGCTACTTTCTCACCGTACACGACGTGGTGAGCTTCGCTCGCAAGCAGCACATCCTCTGTCAGGGGCGGGGTTCGGCGGCCAACTCGGCGGTGTGTTTTGCCTTGGGTATTACCGAGATCGATCCGGATCGCACGACGTTGCTGTTCGAGCGATTCATGTCGAAAGAGCGCAACGAGCCACCGGACATCGATGTCGACTTCGAACACGAACGCCGCGAAGAAGTCCTGCAATACGTGTTCCGTCGTTATGGCCGTCATCGCGCGGCGCTGACGGCGGTGGTCAGCACCTATCACGCCGCCGGGGCCGTGCGCGATGTGGCCAAGGCGCTGGGGTTGCCGCCGGATCAGATCAACGCATTGGCCGATTGCTGCGGCCACTGGAGCGATGAAACGCCGCCAGTGGCGCGCTTGCTCGAAGGCGGGTTTGACCCCGACAGCCCGGTGCTGCGCCGGGTTTTGAGCCTGACCGGGCAACTGATCGGCTTCCCCCGGCACCTGTCGCAACACCCCGGCGGTTTCGTGATTTCCGAGCAGCCGCTGGACACACTGGTGCCGGTGGAGAACGCGGCAATGGCCGACCGCACGATCATTCAGTGGGACAAGGATGACCTCGACGCGGTGGGGCTGCTCAAGGTCGATATCCTCGCGCTGGGCATGCTCAGCGCGATCCGCCGCTGTTTCGACTTGCTGCGCCGCCATCGCAATATGGATCTGAGCCTGGCGAACATCCCGGCCGAAGACAAACCGACCTACGAGATGATCAGCCGCGCCGACACCATCGGCGTGTTCCAGATCGAATCGCGAGCGCAGATGTCGATGCTGCCGCGCCTGAAACCGGCGAAGTTCTATGATCTGGTGATCGAAGTGGCCATCGTCCGGCCGGGGCCGATTCAGGGCGGGATGGTGCATCCGTATCTGCGCCGGCGGAACAAGGAAGAAGAGGAAACCTATCCGTCGCCAGAACTCAAGGTGGTGCTGGAAAGAACCCTCGGCGTACCGCTGTTTCAGGAACAGGTGATGCAGATCGCCATTGTCGCCGCCGACTACAGCCCCGGTGAGGCCGATCAGTTGCGCCGCTCCATGGCCGCGTGGAAACGTCACGGCGGTCTGGAGCCGCACAAGGCACGTCTGGCCGCCGGCATGAAGAAAAACGGCTACACGGAAGAATTCGCCGCGCAGATCTTCGAGCAGATCAAGGGTTTCGGCAGCTACGGTTTCCCCGAATCCCACGCCGCCAGTTTCGCCTTGTTGACCTACGCCAGTTGCTGGCTCAAGTGCCACGAACCGGCGGCCTTCGCCTGTGCGCTGATCAACAGTTGGCCGATGGGTTTCTACAGCCCCGATCAGATTCTCCAGGACGCCCGGCGGCATCAGTTGCAGATTCGTCCAGTGGACGTGCGCGCCAGTGACTGGGATTGCAGCCTGGAACCGATCAGCGGCGCGCAACCGGCGATTCGCATGGGCCTGCGCATGATCAAGGGTTTTCGCGAAGACGATGCCCAGCGCATTGAAGCGGCGCGTGCGCGTGGGGCGTTTGCCGACGTTGCCGATCTGGGCGAGCGGGCTGCGCTCGACAGTCGGGCGCAGGCGTTGCTGGCGGATTCCGGAGCATTACGCGGCCTGGCCGGGCATCGTCACCGGGCGCGCTGGGAAGTCGCCGGGGTGCAGAAACAACTTGGGTTGTTTGCCGGATTGCCGAGCCAGGAAGAGCCTGATGTGGTGCTGCCAAAACCCAGCGTCGGCGAGGATCTGCACGCCGATTACACGACGGTGGGCACCACGCTGGGGCCGCATCCGCTGGCGCTGTTGCGGGGCGAATTGAAGGCGCTGCGCTGCCGCAGTTCGCAAGAGTTGCTCGATGTTGAACACGGGCGGCCGGTGAGCATTGCCGGTCTGGTCACGGGCCGGCAACGACCGGGCACCGCCAGCGGCGTGACCTTTGTCACCCTGGAAGACGAGTTCGGCAACGTCAATGTGGTGGTCTGGCGCGATCTGGCCGAGCGTCAGCGCCAGGTGCTGGTCGGCTCGCAACTGCTCAGGGTCGATGGCCGCTGGGAACGTCAAGGCGAAGTGCGCCACCTGATCGCCGGGCGTCTGAGCGACCTGAGCCCGCTGCTCAACGGCATCCGCGTGCAGAGCCGCGACTTCCACTGA
- a CDS encoding DNA polymerase Y family protein — translation MRWVCIVFPQLALDAVLRQRPDPAEPLVLLSGPAQRRVLQAVNPAARQLGLRPGQSMTAAQAMSKGFATADYEVAEVEHWQRFLAAWAYGFSAQVSVHYPRTVVFEIESSLGLFGSWAQFEARLRKELTDLGFRHRIVAAPNPAAARILANAYDGLVVPDGEALQHHLGQLPIDRVGLEPGVATALSRMGLRNLSQVQSLPRQALARRFEAPMLKHLDTLFGARPLALEFYLPPDRFDVRIELNFDVQSHQALLFPLRRLTGDLSAFLCGRDSGVQRFGLHLEHAGLPDTVIKVGLLSAERDPAMLFELARGRLEQVQVEAPVRGFRLRAEDLPSFVPQFQELFDDRPQQTLPWEQLRERLRARLGDDAVQGLRFQADHRPECAWQNGVDKQPCSGLPSVHRPGWLLGEPQSVPQGSARILMGPERIESGWWDGDDVRRDYYLIQNRAGQQGWAYRAVGEDGPLWLQGWFA, via the coding sequence ATGCGCTGGGTGTGTATTGTTTTTCCGCAATTGGCCCTCGACGCCGTGCTGCGTCAGCGGCCCGATCCTGCTGAGCCGTTGGTGCTGCTGAGCGGTCCGGCCCAGCGTCGGGTGTTGCAAGCGGTCAACCCGGCGGCACGCCAGCTCGGCTTGCGCCCCGGCCAGTCGATGACGGCCGCGCAGGCCATGAGCAAAGGTTTCGCCACCGCCGATTACGAGGTGGCCGAGGTTGAACACTGGCAGCGGTTTCTCGCCGCGTGGGCCTACGGTTTCAGTGCGCAAGTCAGCGTGCATTACCCACGCACCGTGGTGTTCGAGATCGAATCCAGCCTGGGTCTGTTCGGTTCCTGGGCGCAGTTCGAAGCACGACTGCGCAAGGAACTGACCGATCTGGGTTTCCGTCATCGCATTGTCGCGGCGCCCAACCCCGCGGCCGCGCGCATTCTGGCCAACGCTTATGACGGGCTGGTGGTGCCGGACGGCGAGGCCTTGCAGCATCACCTCGGCCAGTTGCCGATCGACCGCGTCGGTCTGGAGCCGGGCGTGGCCACGGCGTTGTCGCGCATGGGCCTGCGCAATCTGAGTCAGGTGCAGAGCCTGCCCCGCCAGGCGCTGGCCCGGCGTTTCGAGGCGCCGATGCTCAAACACCTCGACACCTTGTTCGGTGCGCGGCCATTGGCGCTGGAGTTTTACTTGCCGCCGGATCGTTTCGATGTGCGCATCGAACTGAATTTCGACGTGCAATCCCATCAGGCCTTGTTATTCCCGTTACGGCGTCTGACCGGTGATCTGTCGGCGTTCCTGTGCGGGCGTGACAGCGGCGTGCAGCGCTTTGGTCTGCATCTGGAACACGCCGGGCTGCCGGACACCGTGATCAAGGTCGGTCTGCTCAGCGCCGAACGCGATCCGGCGATGCTCTTCGAACTGGCCCGTGGTCGGCTGGAGCAGGTGCAGGTCGAGGCACCGGTGCGTGGCTTCCGTTTGCGCGCCGAAGATCTGCCGAGTTTTGTGCCGCAGTTTCAGGAGCTGTTCGACGACCGTCCGCAGCAGACCTTGCCCTGGGAGCAATTGCGCGAACGCCTGCGCGCTCGGCTGGGGGATGACGCGGTACAAGGGCTGCGCTTTCAGGCGGATCACCGGCCAGAGTGCGCCTGGCAAAACGGCGTCGATAAACAACCGTGCTCAGGCTTGCCCAGTGTCCACCGCCCGGGCTGGTTGCTCGGCGAGCCGCAGAGCGTGCCGCAAGGTTCGGCGCGGATCCTCATGGGCCCCGAGCGCATCGAATCCGGCTGGTGGGATGGTGACGATGTGCGTCGCGATTACTACCTGATCCAGAACCGCGCCGGTCAGCAAGGCTGGGCCTATCGGGCGGTGGGCGAGGACGGTCCGTTGTGGCTGCAGGGCTGGTTTGCATGA
- the imuA gene encoding translesion DNA synthesis-associated protein ImuA, whose amino-acid sequence MGAVVALDTLFNGGQVWKGRPAPPAASPQPTGHAALDAALPGGGWPEAALSEILLAGPGVGELQLVWPTLARLSAAGERIVLVAPPFVPYPQAWENAGVDLRQLSVIQASERDALWAAEQCLRSGSCGAVLCWPHKADDRALRRLQVAAETGQTLAFAWRPLSEAVNPSPAALRIAIDAKPAQLRVLKCRGGLARTAPIAFAVGH is encoded by the coding sequence ATGGGCGCCGTCGTTGCGTTGGATACGCTGTTCAATGGCGGCCAGGTCTGGAAGGGCCGGCCTGCGCCTCCGGCGGCCAGTCCACAACCCACCGGCCATGCCGCGCTGGACGCGGCATTGCCCGGCGGTGGCTGGCCGGAGGCGGCACTGAGCGAAATTCTGCTGGCCGGCCCCGGTGTCGGCGAACTGCAACTGGTCTGGCCGACGCTGGCGCGACTCTCGGCGGCAGGCGAGCGCATCGTGCTGGTGGCGCCACCGTTTGTGCCGTATCCGCAGGCATGGGAAAACGCCGGGGTCGATCTGCGCCAGTTGTCGGTGATCCAGGCCAGTGAACGCGATGCCTTGTGGGCCGCGGAACAATGCCTGCGCTCGGGCAGTTGCGGCGCGGTGCTGTGCTGGCCGCACAAGGCTGACGACCGCGCATTGCGGCGCTTGCAGGTGGCGGCGGAAACCGGCCAGACCCTGGCATTCGCCTGGCGACCGTTGAGCGAAGCGGTCAACCCGTCGCCGGCAGCGCTGCGCATTGCCATCGATGCCAAACCTGCGCAACTGCGCGTGCTCAAGTGCCGTGGCGGACTGGCGCGTACAGCGCCGATTGCCTTTGCCGTGGGGCATTGA
- the lexA gene encoding transcriptional repressor LexA — translation MYSMTNLTPRRTAILTFIRERIAEHGQPPSLAEISEAFGFASRSVARKHVLALTEAGFIEVNPHQARGIRLLGQPPRPELLDIPVLGRVAAGAPIGADADIHSRLMLDPALFSRTPDYMLRVQGDSMIEDGILDGDLVGVRRNPEALNGQIVVARLDGEVTIKRFERVGDTVRLLPRNPAYQPIVVGDDQDLAIEGVFCGLVRQG, via the coding sequence ATGTACTCCATGACGAATCTGACTCCCCGCCGTACCGCCATCCTGACCTTTATCCGCGAACGCATCGCCGAACACGGTCAGCCCCCAAGCCTCGCTGAAATCAGCGAGGCTTTTGGTTTTGCCTCCCGTAGCGTGGCGCGCAAGCATGTGCTGGCGCTCACCGAAGCCGGGTTTATCGAGGTCAATCCGCATCAGGCCCGGGGCATTCGTTTGCTCGGGCAACCGCCACGTCCGGAATTGCTCGACATCCCGGTGCTCGGTCGGGTGGCCGCCGGTGCACCGATTGGCGCCGATGCCGATATCCATAGCCGCTTGATGCTCGACCCGGCGCTGTTCTCCCGCACACCCGATTACATGCTGCGGGTGCAGGGCGACTCGATGATCGAGGACGGCATTCTCGACGGCGATCTGGTCGGCGTGCGGCGTAATCCCGAGGCGTTGAATGGCCAGATCGTCGTGGCGCGGCTCGACGGAGAAGTCACCATCAAACGTTTTGAACGTGTCGGCGACACGGTGCGGCTGTTGCCGCGCAACCCGGCGTATCAGCCGATTGTCGTGGGCGATGATCAGGATCTGGCCATCGAAGGGGTGTTCTGCGGTCTGGTGAGGCAAGGCTGA